From Synergistes jonesii:
GGCGCTGCTCGCTCTGAAAGACGCGCCCTTCCGCGACATCGGCTTCGCGAAGATCGACGGACACCGGGCGCTGCGCTGCGGGGCGGCGGAGATCGTCTACGGAGCGTCGAAGACGAAGGAACAGATCGCGGAAATAGCCGCGGAGATGCTGGGCTCGGGGCAGAAGACCGTCCTCATCACGCGCATGAGCCCCGACGCGGCGGAATTCGTGAGCTCGCGCCTGCCTCTCGATTACAACGAAGCGGCGAGAGCCGGTATAGCGGGGGAAAGGCCGGCGCCCGACGGCCGCGGGAAGATCGTCATAGCGACCGGCGGGACGAGCGACATCCCCGTCGCCGAAGAGGCCGCCGTGACGGCGCAGGCTCTGGGAAACGAAGTGACGCGCCTCTACGACGTCGGCGTCTCC
This genomic window contains:
- the larB gene encoding nickel pincer cofactor biosynthesis protein LarB encodes the protein MNKNETKELLERVARGETSVEAALLALKDAPFRDIGFAKIDGHRALRCGAAEIVYGASKTKEQIAEIAAEMLGSGQKTVLITRMSPDAAEFVSSRLPLDYNEAARAGIAGERPAPDGRGKIVIATGGTSDIPVAEEAAVTAQALGNEVTRLYDVGVSGLHRLLAHTDEIMTASAIIAIAGMEGALASVVGGLADCPVIAVPTSVGYGASFGGVSALLSMLNSCASGVSVVNIDNGFGAAYCASMINHIGVI